A window of Bradyrhizobium sp. AZCC 1610 contains these coding sequences:
- a CDS encoding alpha/beta hydrolase yields the protein MAHSEIDAIRALLGSKPRPVGWSERRQRLDEVGSTWPVAPDVQCEVVDCDGVAGEWSIVPASGKSRVLLYFHGGGYCSGSIVSHRRLVTEAGRDAGTRTLAIDYRRAPEHPYPAAHEDALTAWRFLRNQGIPAASIAIGGDSAGGNLTLGLINRLRAAGEPLPACAWLISPWTDLTMSGSTLATKDAIDPLIHKAYLAELADAYVPPSIDRRDPLISPLFADLTGFPPVLIQVGSAETLLADATRFAEAAGAADVDVTLQIWPHMIHAWPVWNANLQDGRRALAYAGQFIRTHIR from the coding sequence GTGGCGCACAGCGAGATCGACGCCATCCGCGCGTTGCTGGGCTCGAAGCCGCGGCCGGTCGGCTGGTCGGAGCGGCGGCAACGCCTCGACGAGGTCGGGTCAACCTGGCCGGTGGCACCGGACGTTCAATGCGAGGTCGTCGATTGCGACGGCGTTGCCGGTGAGTGGTCGATCGTACCGGCTAGCGGGAAATCGCGTGTGCTGCTGTATTTCCACGGCGGCGGTTACTGCTCCGGCTCGATTGTCAGTCACCGTCGCCTGGTGACGGAAGCCGGGCGCGACGCGGGTACGCGTACGCTCGCGATCGATTACCGTCGGGCGCCCGAGCACCCCTACCCCGCCGCCCATGAAGACGCGCTCACGGCATGGCGCTTCCTGCGCAACCAAGGCATCCCGGCGGCGAGTATCGCGATCGGTGGCGACAGCGCCGGCGGCAACCTGACACTCGGGCTGATCAACCGTTTGCGCGCGGCGGGAGAGCCGCTGCCCGCCTGCGCCTGGCTGATTTCGCCGTGGACCGATCTCACCATGTCAGGCAGCACGCTCGCGACCAAGGACGCCATCGATCCGCTGATTCACAAAGCCTATCTCGCTGAACTTGCGGATGCCTATGTGCCGCCATCCATCGATCGTCGCGATCCGCTGATCTCGCCGCTGTTTGCCGATCTCACGGGCTTTCCGCCGGTCTTGATTCAGGTCGGATCGGCCGAGACATTGCTCGCGGATGCAACGCGGTTTGCCGAGGCCGCAGGGGCGGCCGATGTCGATGTGACGCTGCAAATCTGGCCGCACATGATTCATGCATGGCCGGTCTGGAATGCAAATCTCCAAGACGGCCGGCGCGCGCTCGCCTACGCCGGTCAGTTCATCCGGACGCATATCCGTTAG